The following are encoded together in the Flavihumibacter fluvii genome:
- a CDS encoding helix-turn-helix domain-containing protein: protein MLTQLSHNSLGRINLRPLDVDTSATGSLSPRSVLSADVFMGRVTVQEYGSTDGSLYQYTYALEPAVELRKEHESEGLKMMLMLDGHLVLKEGLRDDSVVTQGVICLFRSRCYTIALKAQLNVRYLLFDIEPLAKRLQMKGFEEGRYEFTEMIQAQVFELLQPPRILGSPDKWLSEQLEGILEQLKESMRRGKRLSPKVYHLDFALAADKFIQQNLLQDHTTQEIARQVGLNDHALKIAFSEYFGMGMARRQNWLRVEMAKNLLRQPGKLISEIAEEVGYKHRGTFTTNFGHVTGLKPVEWRQKYSI, encoded by the coding sequence GTGCTGACACAACTTTCACATAACAGCCTTGGCAGGATAAACCTTAGACCCCTGGATGTTGACACCAGTGCAACAGGCAGCCTGAGCCCGCGTTCTGTACTTTCAGCAGATGTGTTCATGGGCCGGGTTACGGTACAGGAATACGGTAGTACAGACGGCTCGCTTTACCAGTATACCTATGCGTTAGAGCCCGCAGTGGAGTTAAGGAAAGAGCATGAATCGGAGGGTTTAAAAATGATGCTGATGCTGGATGGGCATCTTGTATTAAAGGAAGGGCTTCGGGATGATAGCGTGGTGACACAGGGTGTTATTTGTTTATTCCGGTCCCGTTGTTATACGATCGCCCTGAAAGCACAGCTTAACGTACGTTACCTGTTGTTTGATATAGAACCCCTGGCCAAACGCCTGCAGATGAAGGGCTTTGAAGAAGGGCGATACGAGTTCACAGAAATGATACAGGCCCAGGTGTTTGAATTGTTGCAGCCACCGAGAATATTAGGATCACCGGATAAATGGCTGTCGGAACAATTGGAAGGCATACTGGAGCAGTTGAAAGAATCCATGCGGCGAGGAAAAAGATTAAGCCCCAAAGTGTACCATCTTGATTTTGCCCTGGCGGCCGATAAGTTTATCCAACAGAACCTGTTACAAGACCATACTACCCAGGAAATTGCAAGGCAGGTCGGTTTAAATGATCATGCCCTGAAGATCGCTTTTAGCGAATACTTCGGCATGGGAATGGCAAGGCGGCAGAACTGGCTGCGGGTGGAGATGGCAAAGAATTTATTACGGCAACCCGGTAAGCTGATCAGCGAAATAGCCGAGGAGGTAGGGTACAAACACAGGGGGACGTTCACCACAAATTTTGGCCATGTTACCGGTCTCAAACCCGTAGAATGGCGGCAAAAATATAGCATATGA
- a CDS encoding DUF5675 family protein, which translates to MELLLEREYYPLGTDGILSSGGIFLCFTIELPWRKNQRNISCIPEGRYPLAIRFSKRHRLHLQVMDVPERSLILIHKANNALKELAGCIAPVRESVSPGIGKDSVTAFKALMKQVCESMEKEEAVWLRISRLTDRYGHTT; encoded by the coding sequence ATGGAGCTGCTATTGGAGCGCGAATATTATCCGTTGGGTACGGATGGTATTCTGAGCAGCGGGGGAATTTTTCTATGCTTTACCATTGAGTTGCCCTGGCGAAAGAACCAGCGGAATATATCCTGCATACCAGAAGGCAGGTATCCATTGGCGATACGGTTCAGTAAAAGGCATCGCCTGCACCTGCAGGTGATGGATGTACCAGAACGCAGCCTGATACTGATTCACAAGGCCAACAATGCGTTGAAAGAGTTGGCGGGATGCATTGCGCCTGTGCGGGAATCGGTTTCGCCGGGAATCGGTAAAGACTCAGTGACTGCTTTCAAAGCACTGATGAAGCAGGTCTGTGAAAGCATGGAAAAGGAAGAGGCAGTATGGTTACGCATCAGTCGGTTAACTGACCGGTACGGACATACGACGTAG
- a CDS encoding LytR/AlgR family response regulator transcription factor, whose amino-acid sequence MNQIMQREELMLPHGPGYERVPIQSIQYIESDKRLCKVVTANRSYTIYASIRGFEEMLSKGLFLRIHKRYIVSMDFVNFIGKGEIRVAGRVFPVSRKAKVELQEMFMKYR is encoded by the coding sequence ATGAACCAGATTATGCAAAGGGAAGAATTGATGTTACCCCATGGACCGGGATATGAGCGGGTACCCATACAGAGCATCCAGTATATAGAATCTGATAAGCGGTTATGCAAGGTGGTTACGGCCAACAGGAGTTATACGATTTATGCAAGTATCCGTGGGTTCGAGGAGATGCTTTCGAAGGGACTGTTCCTGAGGATCCATAAGCGGTATATTGTTTCCATGGATTTCGTAAATTTTATCGGGAAGGGAGAGATAAGGGTTGCGGGGCGGGTGTTTCCTGTTTCGAGGAAGGCTAAAGTGGAGTTGCAGGAGATGTTTATGAAGTATAGGTAA
- a CDS encoding UvrD-helicase domain-containing protein: MLLDNLNEKQKEAVLEENKRVLVLAGAGSGKTKTLIQKLLYQISERETKPSSILAITFTKNATNEMVDRLIIAGDEENGDYEEYINNKKYSREEKELKRRTKVQSKPWISNLTVKTFHSLCYQLLKSSGGASFDNQFRLLIDDQVDETRVEEHKSIAPEKSGDIKHKILLELCKDMNYLLKLKRYILDFYVDKSYIDKNISSRTFPNQVSYTTLQGEKVKSKSERDIADWLFRHNLKYRYEPNVNFKDFDFRPDFYIPQADLYLEHISDKSYKTSNKEEQFLLAGRQCAKTYESMSQDSTLFNLALERIVMGRISDKLSLIAALKYEEEFKSYGDKIAEFLKMVSRVQSMIKADGISLDDLVSKSSTHQHERVRVFYELTVPILKGYNSYCINKSYLDFDDLIIQTIELLGKHPDIRNAYHDRFKFILVDEFQDVNSLQVKLLELLLTPDTQLFCVGDDWQSIYGFRGSEVDYIVNFEKHFPGSKIITLDVNYRSTQTIVGASTEVIRKNKFQINKDIRAHKATPSKIQMYRAKDMETDGVEYMVDKVRLLQQDGISAEDILVLYRRSRMFKPYNDALRVAGLKVTGKTIHASKGLEAKVVFIIGLTDGSGGFPDVWLDDVIFRVVKDVKLDMLMEEERRLFYVALTRAKDELYLITQLGSESRFINEIPKDFYTLNKTEFKNIINPIPICTTCGTEIKPFYKYCPTCGCSTSV, from the coding sequence ATGTTGCTTGACAACCTTAATGAAAAACAAAAGGAAGCTGTACTTGAAGAAAATAAACGAGTTCTTGTATTGGCTGGTGCTGGTTCCGGTAAAACAAAAACACTTATTCAGAAATTGTTATACCAGATAAGTGAAAGAGAGACAAAGCCTTCAAGTATCCTGGCTATTACTTTTACTAAGAATGCAACAAATGAAATGGTCGACCGACTGATCATTGCAGGTGATGAAGAAAATGGAGATTATGAAGAATATATCAACAATAAAAAATACAGTAGAGAAGAGAAAGAATTGAAACGTCGGACCAAAGTCCAGTCAAAACCATGGATTTCCAATCTTACTGTTAAAACCTTCCATTCACTTTGCTACCAATTGCTTAAAAGCAGTGGCGGCGCATCCTTTGACAATCAGTTCCGGTTATTGATTGACGACCAGGTTGATGAGACAAGGGTCGAGGAGCATAAATCCATTGCTCCGGAGAAATCTGGTGACATAAAACATAAAATCCTGCTTGAACTCTGCAAGGACATGAATTATCTGCTCAAGCTGAAAAGGTATATCCTGGATTTTTATGTCGACAAATCCTACATTGATAAAAATATCTCATCGCGGACCTTTCCCAACCAGGTATCATATACGACCTTGCAGGGAGAAAAGGTTAAATCAAAATCGGAAAGAGATATTGCAGACTGGCTTTTCAGGCATAACCTGAAATATAGGTATGAGCCCAATGTTAATTTTAAGGACTTTGATTTCAGGCCCGATTTTTATATACCCCAGGCTGATCTCTACTTGGAGCATATCAGTGACAAAAGTTATAAAACAAGTAACAAGGAAGAGCAATTCCTACTTGCCGGTCGGCAATGCGCCAAGACCTATGAGTCTATGTCCCAGGATTCAACGTTGTTTAATCTGGCATTGGAGCGGATTGTGATGGGTAGGATCTCCGATAAATTATCCTTGATAGCCGCATTGAAGTATGAAGAGGAATTTAAGTCTTATGGCGATAAAATTGCTGAATTCCTTAAAATGGTCAGCAGGGTACAATCCATGATTAAAGCGGATGGCATTTCACTGGATGACCTGGTTTCAAAATCATCAACACACCAGCATGAGCGAGTTAGGGTATTCTATGAGTTGACAGTGCCAATATTAAAAGGGTACAATTCTTACTGCATAAATAAATCTTATTTGGATTTTGATGATCTCATTATCCAGACAATTGAGCTATTGGGTAAGCATCCGGATATCAGGAATGCCTATCATGATAGGTTCAAATTCATACTTGTGGATGAGTTCCAGGATGTAAATAGCCTGCAGGTTAAGCTCCTGGAATTATTACTAACACCTGATACTCAATTATTTTGTGTAGGTGATGACTGGCAAAGCATCTATGGTTTTCGCGGTTCCGAAGTTGATTACATTGTAAACTTTGAGAAGCATTTTCCCGGATCAAAAATAATTACCCTGGATGTTAACTATAGGAGTACACAAACCATTGTTGGCGCCAGCACCGAGGTGATAAGAAAAAACAAGTTCCAGATCAATAAGGATATTCGGGCACATAAAGCTACTCCCAGTAAAATTCAAATGTACCGGGCCAAAGACATGGAGACTGATGGTGTCGAATATATGGTGGATAAAGTAAGGCTATTGCAGCAAGATGGAATAAGTGCTGAAGACATCCTGGTACTTTACCGGCGAAGCAGAATGTTCAAGCCATACAATGATGCATTGAGGGTCGCGGGTCTTAAGGTTACAGGGAAGACAATTCATGCCTCAAAAGGCCTGGAAGCAAAAGTTGTATTCATAATTGGGCTGACGGATGGCTCTGGTGGCTTTCCTGATGTATGGCTCGATGATGTAATATTCCGTGTGGTTAAAGACGTAAAGCTAGATATGCTTATGGAAGAAGAGCGTCGTCTATTCTATGTTGCCTTAACAAGGGCCAAAGATGAACTTTACCTAATTACTCAACTTGGTAGCGAATCCAGATTTATTAACGAAATCCCAAAGGACTTTTATACACTTAATAAAACTGAGTTTAAGAATATTATTAATCCTATACCGATTTGTACAACATGTGGAACAGAGATAAAGCCCTTTTACAAATATTGTCCAACTTGTGGATGCTCAACCTCAGTTTAA
- a CDS encoding FecR domain-containing protein produces the protein MISYKEQIEAVAPYANLNLRASGIIQRFFLEVATQAEKDELDEWLNESEANERLFDLLIMATRGGVGAGILKLINDLTKKEPVKRSRLKRWLGRIALGLLLLLVVDYLIPTHPLSKLVLGEDGMDFVSTTVEAGDSTRVVWLYPESTRVELQPHSKLGYSKNTYWYKRQVQVWGSASFNIAPSKEGPFKVKSGKMWISLPQGAFTLLSDGVSPVVLQRKP, from the coding sequence ATGATAAGTTATAAGGAACAGATCGAAGCAGTTGCGCCGTATGCGAACCTGAACCTGAGAGCATCAGGCATCATACAACGGTTTTTCCTGGAAGTGGCCACGCAGGCGGAAAAGGATGAGTTGGATGAGTGGCTGAATGAGAGTGAGGCCAATGAGCGGTTATTTGACCTGCTCATTATGGCTACAAGGGGTGGTGTGGGTGCGGGTATACTAAAGTTGATAAATGATCTAACAAAAAAGGAACCTGTAAAGCGAAGCCGGTTGAAGCGGTGGCTGGGCAGGATTGCGTTAGGGCTGCTGCTTTTATTGGTGGTAGATTATCTCATTCCCACACATCCACTGAGTAAGCTGGTGCTGGGAGAAGATGGGATGGACTTTGTGTCAACAACAGTAGAAGCCGGTGATAGCACCAGGGTAGTATGGTTGTACCCGGAAAGTACACGGGTAGAATTGCAGCCGCATTCGAAGCTGGGGTATTCAAAAAATACATACTGGTATAAGCGCCAGGTACAGGTTTGGGGAAGCGCCAGTTTTAACATAGCACCGTCGAAGGAGGGGCCGTTCAAAGTAAAATCGGGGAAAATGTGGATATCGCTACCACAGGGAGCGTTTACGCTGCTAAGCGATGGTGTGTCACCGGTCGTACTGCAACGCAAACCATAA
- a CDS encoding LytTR family DNA-binding domain-containing protein has protein sequence MKNNYLLFEAKGLIQRVPIDSILFARSKRNYCSVHTGHGIHHLRCSLQNLMAYPNLDGMVQIHRSIAVNIHQVTGLRRNEVLIHQIRLPIARGNFKKVHEAFLEST, from the coding sequence ATGAAAAATAACTACCTACTGTTTGAAGCAAAGGGGCTGATCCAAAGAGTTCCCATCGATTCCATTCTTTTTGCCAGATCAAAAAGGAATTATTGTTCAGTACATACCGGCCACGGTATTCATCATTTACGATGTTCGCTGCAAAACCTGATGGCGTATCCCAACCTGGATGGCATGGTACAGATCCATCGTTCTATCGCGGTGAACATTCACCAGGTGACCGGCCTGCGCCGGAATGAAGTCCTGATTCATCAAATAAGACTTCCCATCGCCCGGGGCAATTTTAAAAAAGTGCATGAAGCATTTTTAGAATCGACCTGA
- a CDS encoding SusC/RagA family TonB-linked outer membrane protein — MNRFLPDYRHRRFPMRKNFYHLLLPLHLMIASFVPFTADAGKTHYNNFFNAEHEVSGLVRDREGKPLEGVTVFLKGTTNGAVTDKDGKFSFSVTTANQSIVLSLVGYKTKEVIAGSNLILVLEPDVLGLADVVVVGYTSQKKVNLTGSVASVGAKTLRASPIPNSANLLQGRLPGLEVIQPSGKPGGDDPMLRIRGFGSFGASSAPLVLIDGVIGAINSVAPNDIESVTVLKDAASASIYGARAANGVILISTKRAKTGAASLEYNFDFGIQNATAVKDLIWNSGEYMEMYNSARLRSGLTTFYTQAQIDDYKNATDKTLFPDYNWPEGIFQTAKIVNHSLSFSKASESSRFRMGINYTDQDGITPVWNSKRYTVNLNYDNQVLKNVRVGTIINFFHRQNTEPQGNGDLDQVRAIYARSPLAMPNLPDGRKSSGRAYSTEPFSVYAPIAFTNGDIKSSTYAVRAQAFVIVDILKNLQWETKGAYNMDYFFRKNHTFGTPGEFYFYQPVNGQYAVDQSVGNPVSLGVTDFTYFSTTPTIYSTLKYNKAFGKHDINVMGGYEYQFNNYRELTGKRVNFPTQELAELNAGSPVGQTLGGTANEWALQSYFARVAYNFEGKYLLEGNIRYDGTSRVQEDHRWGTFPSISGAWRMSEERFIKDNVSWLDNLKLRASYGLLGNQEIGLYPYQDIFGYANYSYGSAVSQGVRLSRMTDKNLQWEKTKVLDFGIDLDAWNGLFGLSFDWFSKNTYDILTTLPVPASLGLTGPITNDGSLKNTGIELELRHRNTIGEFHYDANFQIAGFQNKLESIVTPTKGVREVGLPYNSFYIYEWTGIFQSQEEINKSPKQIYNNPKPGDLKIKDQNGDGQVDVNDRVSYSPFPKFNYSFNLNVGYKRFYLSAFLQGVSGSHVMLSDWSSFPFREGIPPKAEFRDAWTPENPSNTIPAVHEFSYSGVYGYTSTYLLKNSSYLRLKNVNLSYAIPETLLSKIKIKRMSVYVSGNNLITFTDFNDGDPEVREGSTVTQFPQVRIFNAGVNVNF, encoded by the coding sequence ATGAATAGGTTTTTGCCTGATTACAGGCATAGGAGGTTTCCTATGCGTAAGAATTTCTATCATCTATTACTCCCGCTCCATCTAATGATTGCATCTTTTGTTCCCTTTACAGCGGATGCAGGAAAAACACATTACAACAACTTCTTCAACGCGGAGCATGAAGTTTCTGGCCTGGTAAGAGACAGGGAAGGAAAACCTCTTGAGGGGGTAACGGTATTTTTAAAGGGTACAACCAATGGGGCAGTAACGGATAAAGATGGTAAATTTTCTTTTTCTGTTACAACTGCTAACCAGTCCATTGTATTGTCACTGGTTGGATACAAAACCAAAGAAGTCATTGCCGGCTCGAACCTTATTTTAGTGCTTGAGCCAGATGTTCTGGGACTCGCCGACGTTGTTGTGGTAGGCTACACTTCTCAGAAGAAGGTTAACCTCACCGGTTCCGTTGCCTCAGTCGGTGCCAAAACGCTTCGTGCCAGCCCGATTCCAAATTCAGCCAACCTTTTGCAGGGCAGGCTTCCTGGCCTGGAAGTGATCCAGCCTTCAGGCAAACCAGGAGGTGATGATCCAATGCTTCGTATAAGAGGATTTGGATCTTTTGGTGCTTCGTCTGCACCGCTGGTATTAATTGATGGTGTTATAGGTGCAATCAACAGCGTGGCGCCAAATGATATTGAATCAGTGACAGTACTCAAAGATGCTGCCTCTGCTTCCATTTATGGCGCAAGGGCTGCTAACGGTGTGATCCTCATCTCTACGAAAAGAGCGAAAACTGGTGCTGCTTCGCTTGAATACAATTTTGATTTTGGTATTCAAAATGCAACTGCCGTCAAAGACCTGATTTGGAATTCCGGCGAGTATATGGAAATGTATAATTCCGCACGGTTAAGATCCGGGTTGACCACATTTTACACGCAGGCTCAGATCGATGATTATAAGAATGCAACAGACAAAACACTTTTTCCGGATTATAACTGGCCAGAAGGCATTTTCCAAACCGCAAAAATCGTCAATCACTCCCTTAGTTTTTCCAAGGCTTCTGAAAGCAGCCGCTTCAGGATGGGCATAAACTATACTGACCAGGATGGCATCACGCCTGTTTGGAATTCTAAACGATACACGGTTAATTTAAATTATGATAACCAAGTGTTGAAGAACGTCAGGGTGGGAACGATTATTAACTTTTTTCACCGGCAAAATACCGAACCACAGGGAAATGGCGATCTTGACCAGGTAAGAGCAATCTATGCACGATCTCCACTGGCCATGCCAAATCTGCCAGATGGACGGAAATCATCCGGCAGGGCATATTCTACTGAGCCATTTAGCGTATATGCACCAATAGCGTTTACTAACGGTGATATAAAAAGCAGTACCTATGCTGTAAGGGCACAGGCGTTTGTAATTGTAGATATATTGAAAAACCTGCAATGGGAAACCAAGGGCGCGTACAATATGGATTATTTTTTCCGGAAGAACCACACTTTTGGAACACCAGGTGAGTTTTATTTCTACCAACCTGTTAATGGCCAGTATGCGGTGGATCAGTCTGTTGGAAACCCGGTTTCTCTTGGTGTGACAGACTTCACTTATTTTTCCACCACACCTACCATATATTCAACGCTTAAATACAATAAGGCTTTCGGTAAGCATGATATTAATGTGATGGGTGGATACGAATACCAGTTCAATAATTACAGGGAGCTTACCGGCAAGCGTGTTAACTTCCCAACACAAGAATTGGCAGAACTGAATGCCGGAAGTCCTGTTGGCCAAACCCTCGGTGGTACTGCCAATGAATGGGCACTTCAATCATATTTTGCCAGGGTGGCGTATAACTTCGAGGGTAAATACCTGCTCGAAGGAAATATTCGCTATGACGGTACTTCACGAGTTCAGGAAGACCATCGCTGGGGCACTTTCCCTTCCATATCCGGCGCCTGGAGAATGTCTGAAGAAAGATTTATTAAAGACAATGTCAGTTGGCTTGATAACCTGAAATTACGGGCTTCTTATGGGTTGTTGGGCAACCAGGAAATTGGGCTTTATCCCTACCAGGATATTTTTGGATATGCCAATTACTCTTACGGCTCAGCTGTTAGTCAAGGCGTAAGATTGTCTCGTATGACCGATAAAAACCTACAATGGGAAAAAACGAAAGTCCTTGATTTCGGTATAGACCTGGATGCATGGAATGGTTTGTTTGGTCTTAGTTTCGATTGGTTCAGCAAGAATACATATGATATCTTAACCACGCTTCCTGTTCCAGCAAGTTTAGGTTTGACTGGCCCTATTACCAATGACGGTTCGTTGAAAAATACTGGAATTGAACTTGAACTCAGGCACAGGAATACGATAGGAGAATTTCATTATGATGCGAACTTCCAGATCGCCGGTTTCCAAAATAAGCTGGAGTCAATTGTGACGCCAACGAAGGGTGTAAGGGAAGTCGGACTGCCATACAACTCTTTTTATATCTATGAATGGACTGGTATTTTTCAAAGCCAGGAGGAAATCAACAAGTCGCCGAAACAGATATATAATAATCCTAAACCAGGTGACCTGAAAATTAAGGATCAGAATGGGGATGGCCAGGTGGATGTTAATGACCGTGTGAGTTATAGTCCATTCCCTAAATTCAATTATTCATTCAATCTTAATGTGGGCTACAAAAGGTTTTACTTATCCGCATTCCTGCAGGGGGTAAGTGGATCTCATGTGATGTTAAGTGATTGGAGTTCATTTCCATTCAGGGAAGGTATACCACCCAAAGCTGAATTCAGGGATGCATGGACACCAGAAAACCCGAGCAATACAATCCCCGCAGTGCACGAATTTTCTTACTCTGGGGTATACGGGTATACGTCAACTTATCTGTTAAAAAACAGTTCTTACTTACGCCTTAAAAATGTTAACCTTAGCTATGCCATTCCTGAGACCTTGCTAAGTAAAATAAAGATAAAAAGGATGTCAGTTTATGTTTCAGGAAATAACCTTATAACATTTACAGATTTTAATGATGGAGATCCGGAAGTCCGCGAAGGTTCTACTGTTACACAGTTTCCCCAGGTCCGTATTTTCAATGCCGGTGTAAATGTTAACTTTTAA
- a CDS encoding RagB/SusD family nutrient uptake outer membrane protein — MKSLNLYIRTSLLALVLFCSCTKDLQKDPLDAISSDSFWKTDADVQMALAGCYATLYPLSPLGWARPYLDALADGGYSQWGSYNWNITTMVIGDLNPTTAGLSPTVMDVYYKGIAAYNYFLENIDNVEAVDPAKKEMYKAEVRFLRALIYFDLVNFYGDVVLYKQSPTTPDEAKVKQSPKAEVLAFVKEDLDYAIGILPSTIFSGHAVKGSAQGLKTRVLLYEEKWAEAAASAKEIMEGGTFALAADYEKIFLASGQTNSPEIMFSTVYLSPNLSQATSHSSNTNRGGDQEFGWGSHLCPYWDLVDAYECTDGKSITQSPLYDAAQPWLNRDPRLKYTIRMPNVTWPAGEPAGAKSLTGINMQKYVDLSRAPFSYSKQDQYDEDYVHIRYADILLMYAEAKNEADGPDGSVYDALDQVRARAGVNMPPVDRAAYSTKETLRDYIRHERRIELALEGQRYFDLKRWHTAHIVLPKLKTPGGVQLVFEEKHYLLPFPQAERDINPNLDQNPGY, encoded by the coding sequence ATGAAAAGTCTTAATCTATATATACGTACGAGCTTATTAGCCTTGGTGTTATTTTGCTCTTGTACAAAAGATCTGCAAAAAGATCCACTTGATGCCATCTCCAGTGACTCATTCTGGAAGACGGATGCCGATGTGCAAATGGCCCTTGCTGGCTGTTATGCAACCCTTTACCCCTTATCTCCTTTAGGCTGGGCACGTCCTTATCTTGATGCGCTCGCCGATGGTGGTTATTCACAGTGGGGTTCCTACAACTGGAATATAACTACAATGGTTATCGGCGATCTGAACCCGACAACTGCGGGTCTTTCACCAACGGTTATGGACGTCTATTATAAAGGCATTGCCGCATATAATTATTTCCTGGAGAATATTGATAATGTAGAGGCTGTTGATCCTGCTAAGAAGGAGATGTATAAAGCAGAAGTAAGGTTTCTAAGGGCCCTGATATATTTCGACCTGGTGAACTTTTATGGTGATGTAGTATTGTATAAACAAAGTCCGACAACACCAGATGAGGCTAAAGTAAAACAAAGCCCTAAGGCTGAAGTGCTTGCCTTTGTAAAAGAGGATCTTGATTATGCAATTGGTATTCTCCCCAGTACAATATTTTCAGGTCATGCCGTTAAAGGAAGTGCCCAGGGGTTAAAGACCCGTGTGTTGCTCTACGAAGAAAAATGGGCTGAAGCCGCTGCAAGTGCTAAAGAAATTATGGAGGGTGGAACGTTTGCCCTTGCAGCAGATTATGAAAAGATTTTTCTGGCATCAGGTCAGACCAATAGTCCTGAGATCATGTTTTCTACTGTTTACCTTTCTCCAAACTTATCACAGGCTACTTCTCATTCATCCAATACGAACAGGGGCGGAGACCAGGAATTTGGATGGGGCTCACATCTCTGCCCTTACTGGGATCTTGTGGATGCATATGAATGTACGGATGGAAAGTCTATTACCCAGTCTCCGTTGTATGATGCTGCTCAACCTTGGTTGAACCGTGATCCTAGGCTTAAGTACACGATCAGGATGCCAAATGTAACCTGGCCTGCGGGTGAGCCTGCGGGTGCGAAGAGTTTAACCGGCATCAATATGCAGAAATATGTTGATCTGTCAAGGGCACCCTTCAGTTACAGCAAACAGGACCAGTATGATGAAGATTATGTACATATCCGTTATGCTGATATTCTGCTTATGTATGCTGAAGCGAAAAATGAAGCCGATGGTCCTGATGGCAGTGTATACGATGCCCTGGATCAGGTCAGGGCCCGGGCGGGCGTTAATATGCCACCTGTAGATAGGGCCGCTTACAGTACAAAGGAAACCTTGCGGGATTATATTCGTCATGAAAGGCGCATAGAATTAGCCCTGGAAGGTCAGCGGTATTTTGATCTGAAACGCTGGCATACTGCACATATCGTATTACCGAAGCTAAAAACGCCAGGTGGTGTACAACTGGTATTCGAAGAAAAACATTATCTCCTGCCTTTTCCTCAAGCTGAAAGGGATATAAATCCTAACCTTGATCAGAATCCGGGTTACTGA